In Rutidosis leptorrhynchoides isolate AG116_Rl617_1_P2 chromosome 2, CSIRO_AGI_Rlap_v1, whole genome shotgun sequence, one genomic interval encodes:
- the LOC139894156 gene encoding caffeoylshikimate esterase-like has translation MSSKPVLPPPPTFFWGETPEEEFYKSQGVRNTKSYFETPNGKIFTQSWVPIQQDKPIKAVVFMTHGYGSDTSWCFQKICIEYAKWGYAVFAADLLGHGRSDGIHGYLGDMDKVAATSLSYFVNVRKSETYCKLPAFLFGESMGGMITMLMYFQSEPDTWTGLIFSAPLFVIPESMIPSKLHLTMYGLLFGFADTWAAMPDNKMVGKAIRDPEKLKIIAVNPKRYSGRPRVGTMREVVRVTNYIQNNFDKVKAPFLTLHGTSDGVTCPTGSQMLYEKASSEDKTLKMYDGMYHSLIQGEPDEAANLVLADMRAWIDEKVEKYGSKSTENESN, from the exons ATGTCATCAAAACCGGTTCTCCCGCCACCACCAACGTTCTTCTGGGGCGAAACACCCGAAGAAGAATTCTACAAATCACAAGGAGTTCGTAACACAAAATCTTATTTCGAAACGCCTAACGGCAAAATATTCACACAATCATGGGTACCAATACAACAAGACAAACCTATAAAAGCGGTAGTGTTTATGACACATGGCTATGGCTCTGACACCAGCTGGTGTTTTCAAAAGATATGTATTGAGTATGCTAAATGGGGATACGCTGTGTTTGCGGCCGATTTACTTGGTCATGGTCGATCGGATGGCATTCATGGATACCTAGGTGATATGGATAAAGTTGCTGCCACGTCATTATCATATTTTGTTAACGTTCGAAAGAGCGAAACTTATTGTAAACTTCCCGCATTTTTATTTGGGGAGTCAATGGGTGGTATGATCACTATGCTTATGTATTTTCAGTCCGAACCTGATACATGGACAGGTTTGATCTTCTCAGCACCACTCTTTGTGATACCAGAAAGCATGATACCATCCAAG TTACATTTGACGATGTACGGACTATTATTTGGGTTTGCGGATACATGGGCAGCAATGCCAGATAACAAGATGGTTGGAAAGGCAATAAGAGACCCCGAAAAACTGAAGATCATAGCGGTGAATCCAAAACGATATTCAGGGAGACCGAGAGTCGGTACAATGAGAGAAGTAGTAAGAGttacaaattacatacaaaacAACTTTGACAAGGTCAAGGCCCCTTTCTTAACTTTACACGGAACGTCGGATGGGGTCACATGCCCCACGGGGTCACAAATGTTGTACGAGAAGGCATCGAGTGAGGATAAGACGTTAAAAATGTACGATGGTATGTACCATTCGTTGATACAGGGCGAGCCCGATGAGGCTGCCAATCTTGTGCTGGCTGATATGAGAGCGTGGATCGATGAGAAGGTAGAGAAATATGGATCGAAAAGTACTGAAAATGAGTCTAATTAA